One Tripterygium wilfordii isolate XIE 37 chromosome 10, ASM1340144v1, whole genome shotgun sequence DNA segment encodes these proteins:
- the LOC120006899 gene encoding WRKY transcription factor 23-like yields the protein MEMKQAVKIEGGVGSSPFLDEVQGGYLQGVFDMWEGEKGGSLGFMELLGIQDINGPSSLFDGIHVPSIAQESLSPARPNPPAVTKMEYSSSEVLNPPATPNSSSISSASNEALNDEQAKPVVDEEEEQYKTKKQLKAKKTNQKRQREPSFAFMTKSEVDQLEDGYRWRKYGQKAVKNSPFPRSYYRCTTASCNVKKRVERSFNDPTIVVTTYEGQHTHPSPVMSRSNLVTHLTDSAAFAVTNFAMPMQRSTVLSNCNQYRPQQPFVNGLSTPFMSFGSINAAAGFLQERRFCTQEASLLLKDHGLLQDIVPSHMLKEE from the exons ATGGAGATGAAACAAGCGGTGAAGATTGAGGGCGGAGTTGGATCCTCACCATTTCTTGATGAAGTTCAAGGTGGTTACTTGCAGGGTGTGTTTGATATGTGGGAAGGAGAGAAAGGGGGCTCATTAGGGTTTATGGAGCTTTTGGGTATACAAGACATTAATGGACCTTCTTCTTTGTTTGATGGGATTCATGTGCCTTCTATTGCACAAGAATCTCTCTCTCCTGCTCGTCCAAATCCACCTGCTGTGACAAAGATGGAGTATTCCTCATCAGAAGTGTTGAATCCACCTGCAACACCCAACTCTTCATCGATTTCATCGGCATCAAATGAGGCCTTGAATGATGAACAGGCTAAGCCTGTAgttgatgaggaagaagaacaaTACAAGACCAAGAAACA GTTGAAGGCAAAAAAGACAAATcagaagagacagagagaacCGAGTTTCGCATTCATGACAAAGAGCGAGGTTGATCAACTGGAAGATGGATACAGATGGAGAAAGTACGGCCAAAAAGCTGTTAAAAACAGCCCCTTTCCTAG GAGTTATTATCGTTGCACCACTGCCTCCTGCAATGTGAAGAAGAGAGTGGAGAGGTCATTCAATGACCCTACCATTGTTGTAACCACCTATGAAGGACAACACACTCATCCAAGTCCAGTCATGTCTCGTTCAAATCTTGTCACACATTTAACGGACTCAGCCGCCTTCGCCGTCACTAACTTTGCCATGCCAATGCAGAGGAGTACAGTACTGTCTAACTGTAATCAATACCGTCCTCAACAACCCTTTGTGAATGGCTTGTCTACTCCTTTCATGAGTTTTGGTTCAATAAATGCAGCAGCTGGTTTTCTTCAAGAGAGACGCTTTTGCACCCAAGAGGCTTCTCTGCTTCTAAAAGATCATGGACTTCTTCAAGACATTGTTCCATCTCATATGTTAAAGGAAGAGTAG